Proteins encoded within one genomic window of Sphaerotilus montanus:
- a CDS encoding acyltransferase — MLRLRAALNRWRRRLVRGLQFRVLFGERSQGRDLPHTRISPSTCIECEDRLVLGDHVYIGHFNLLDASGGLTIDEGVQITSHCAIVTHSSHRSQRLLGRAFATWAGPGERPGWIGGPVHIGAWSFIGPHSVIEANTQLGRGTIVCAGARVRGTFPDFAVLDGAPAQVVGDSRDGDATLLRQNPAFRVHHDAWANMPGPDDCDRRLP; from the coding sequence ATGCTGAGACTGCGTGCGGCGCTGAACCGCTGGCGACGCCGACTGGTGCGCGGACTGCAGTTCCGCGTGCTCTTCGGCGAGCGCTCGCAGGGCCGTGATCTGCCGCACACGCGCATTTCGCCGTCCACCTGCATCGAGTGCGAGGACCGCCTCGTGCTGGGCGACCACGTCTACATCGGCCACTTCAACCTGCTCGACGCCAGCGGCGGCCTGACCATCGACGAGGGCGTGCAGATCACCAGCCACTGCGCCATCGTCACGCACAGCTCGCACCGCAGCCAGCGCCTGCTCGGCCGCGCCTTCGCCACCTGGGCCGGCCCCGGCGAGCGGCCCGGCTGGATCGGCGGCCCGGTGCACATCGGCGCCTGGAGTTTCATCGGCCCGCACAGCGTCATCGAGGCGAATACGCAACTCGGGCGCGGCACCATCGTATGTGCAGGCGCCCGGGTGCGGGGGACATTTCCGGATTTCGCGGTTCTCGATGGCGCACCTGCGCAGGTGGTCGGCGACAGCCGTGACGGGGATGCGACACTGCTTCGACAAAATCCAGCATTCAGGGTGCACCACGACGCCTGGGCCAACATGCCCGGGCCGGACGACTGCGACCGA